One part of the Nitrospirota bacterium genome encodes these proteins:
- a CDS encoding acyl-CoA dehydrogenase, producing the protein MDFKLNSEQQMILEMVRQFVKKEVKPVAARMDREGTFPRGLVEKMSELGLMGAFMPPEHGGSGMDMISYVLVMEEISSAWAALSVIMTVNNSLVCEPIQRFGNEAQKRKYLSPLSKGDLLGCYALTEPGAGSDAGSLKTTAVKKGGLYLINGTKVFITSGKEADLAIVYALTAPEKGKKGISAFLVEKKFPGFKVGKLEDKLGLRSSDTAELLFENCEVPEENLLGVENDGFKIALATLDGGRIGIASQALGIARGCLDEAVVYSKTRQQFQQPLSSFQAIQWILADIKVGIDAARLMIFKAARNREKGLPMTLEAAMAKWFASEMANRAAYQALQVFGGYGYTKETNIERFYRDARITTLYEGTSEIQKVVIARELLR; encoded by the coding sequence ATGGACTTCAAATTAAATTCTGAACAACAGATGATCCTGGAAATGGTCCGGCAGTTTGTCAAAAAAGAGGTCAAGCCGGTTGCCGCCCGGATGGATCGGGAAGGAACCTTTCCTCGTGGATTGGTAGAAAAGATGTCCGAATTAGGTTTGATGGGCGCCTTCATGCCTCCCGAACATGGCGGAAGCGGGATGGATATGATTTCCTATGTTCTTGTTATGGAGGAAATTTCTTCTGCGTGGGCGGCGTTAAGCGTCATTATGACCGTCAATAATTCCCTTGTTTGCGAGCCTATCCAACGATTTGGAAATGAAGCCCAAAAACGAAAATATCTATCGCCTCTTTCAAAAGGGGATCTCCTGGGTTGCTATGCCCTCACGGAACCGGGAGCAGGCTCCGATGCGGGATCGCTGAAAACAACCGCCGTAAAAAAAGGAGGCCTTTACCTGATTAACGGAACCAAGGTTTTTATTACCAGCGGGAAAGAAGCGGATCTGGCTATTGTTTACGCATTAACAGCCCCGGAAAAAGGAAAAAAAGGGATATCCGCTTTTCTGGTTGAAAAAAAGTTCCCGGGTTTTAAGGTCGGGAAACTGGAAGACAAACTCGGGTTAAGAAGCTCGGATACCGCCGAATTGCTTTTTGAAAATTGTGAAGTTCCGGAAGAAAACCTCCTCGGGGTTGAAAATGATGGGTTTAAAATCGCGCTTGCCACCCTGGACGGCGGACGGATCGGAATCGCCTCGCAGGCTCTTGGGATTGCGAGGGGCTGTCTGGATGAAGCGGTTGTTTATTCAAAAACCAGACAACAATTTCAGCAGCCGCTCTCATCTTTTCAAGCGATTCAATGGATACTCGCCGATATTAAAGTTGGAATCGACGCCGCCCGCCTCATGATTTTTAAAGCCGCCCGTAACCGGGAAAAAGGTCTCCCGATGACCCTTGAGGCCGCGATGGCCAAATGGTTTGCATCCGAAATGGCCAACCGGGCGGCTTATCAAGCCCTTCAGGTTTTTGGAGGGTACGGCTATACGAAAGAGACCAATATCGAACGGTTTTACCGGGACGCGAGAATTACAACGCTTTATGAAGGGACTTCTGAAATTCAAAAGGTGGTTATCGCCAGGGAGCTTTTAAGATGA